In a single window of the Flavivirga spongiicola genome:
- a CDS encoding ATP-binding protein — MATILLVSYFFLEKKIGLETIALFLFILAIIQVFVLQYFFKNQLKNDTVQSNLNIRIKELKAILEESDRIIEHKSIYLANMSYEVRTPLSTVLGMLNMLKQTELNSDQKAQVEIAEYSSKHLLQLVNMVTDNADVETGDIKLDLLAIDLKSDLSRLFKVFEYQAWEKGLEFDFKFLYEEKETFSVLGDSARIQQILINLINNAIKFTNYGKISIIVDQSIGIDDDQIVTFYVKDTGIGMRQDEVKRIFDNASGPYNASMMRDYRGGGIGLSISHQLVKLMGGELKLESKENEGSTFYFSLQLKKTLNIKAENIGQKPILQDKFSVLVAEDNRTNQKVIKFLLERQGADCTFVKNGIEAVELYKILDFDMIFMDIYMPDMDGYEATKAIQKTEKYTNKKTPIIAVSASAFEEDIINAKRAGIDEFLAKPIETDRLKELLIKYSKKDKETSI, encoded by the coding sequence ATGGCCACCATACTATTGGTGAGCTATTTCTTTCTTGAAAAGAAAATTGGTTTAGAAACGATAGCATTGTTTTTATTTATTCTAGCCATAATACAAGTTTTTGTATTGCAGTATTTTTTTAAAAATCAATTAAAAAACGATACTGTACAATCAAATTTAAACATTCGAATTAAGGAGCTGAAAGCAATTCTTGAAGAATCTGATAGAATAATTGAGCATAAATCAATTTATTTAGCAAACATGAGTTATGAGGTTCGTACACCACTTAGTACTGTTTTAGGCATGCTAAACATGTTAAAGCAGACGGAACTTAATAGCGATCAAAAAGCACAGGTTGAAATAGCAGAATATTCTTCGAAACATTTATTGCAATTAGTAAACATGGTGACTGATAATGCTGATGTGGAAACAGGAGATATTAAATTAGATTTATTAGCGATAGATTTAAAATCGGATTTATCCCGTCTTTTTAAAGTCTTTGAATATCAAGCCTGGGAAAAAGGTTTAGAATTTGATTTTAAGTTTTTATATGAAGAAAAAGAAACGTTTTCTGTTTTAGGTGATTCGGCTAGAATTCAACAAATATTGATCAATTTGATTAACAACGCTATAAAGTTTACTAACTATGGAAAGATATCAATTATAGTAGATCAATCTATTGGTATTGATGACGACCAAATAGTAACATTTTATGTTAAAGATACAGGTATAGGTATGCGGCAAGATGAAGTTAAACGAATTTTTGATAACGCTTCAGGCCCATATAATGCGTCTATGATGAGAGATTATAGAGGAGGAGGTATAGGGCTTTCTATTTCGCATCAGCTGGTAAAACTAATGGGAGGCGAGTTAAAATTAGAGAGTAAAGAAAATGAAGGATCGACTTTCTATTTTAGTTTACAGCTAAAAAAGACATTAAATATTAAAGCAGAAAACATTGGGCAAAAACCTATACTTCAAGATAAGTTCAGCGTTTTGGTAGCTGAAGATAATCGAACGAATCAAAAAGTTATTAAATTTTTACTAGAGCGTCAAGGCGCCGATTGCACTTTTGTGAAAAATGGTATAGAAGCAGTTGAGTTGTATAAAATTTTAGATTTCGATATGATATTTATGGATATTTATATGCCAGATATGGATGGATATGAGGCGACCAAGGCTATTCAAAAAACTGAGAAATACACTAACAAAAAAACTCCTATAATTGCCGTTTCTGCAAGTGCTTTTGAAGAAGACATCATTAACGCTAAACGAGCTGGGATTGATGAGTTTTTAGCAAAACCAATAGAAACAGACAGACTAAAAGAGTTGTTAATTAAATACTCTAAGAAAGATAAAGAAACATCGATTTAA
- a CDS encoding RidA family protein — MKKIITTSKAPAPIGPYNQAVLSGNTLYTSGQIAFNPETGVLVLGDIKTETAQVMQNLKAVLEAVNMTFEHVIKTSIFISNMDDFNQINAIYGSYFNDDTAPARETVQVARLPKDVNVEISMIAIK, encoded by the coding sequence ATGAAAAAAATAATTACAACATCTAAAGCACCAGCTCCTATTGGCCCTTATAACCAAGCAGTGTTAAGTGGTAATACTTTATATACTTCTGGACAAATTGCCTTTAACCCAGAAACGGGAGTCCTTGTTTTGGGAGATATAAAAACTGAAACCGCTCAAGTTATGCAGAATCTTAAAGCGGTTTTAGAAGCAGTAAACATGACTTTTGAACACGTTATAAAAACGTCTATTTTCATTAGTAATATGGATGATTTCAATCAAATAAATGCCATCTATGGTAGCTATTTTAATGACGATACTGCTCCTGCACGAGAAACTGTACAAGTTGCCAGACTACCCAAAGATGTTAATGTAGAGATAAGCATGATAGCTATAAAATAA
- a CDS encoding N-acetylglucosamine kinase → MILIVDSGSTKSDWIAVDSNGNQLLEKIRTKGLNPAILPKKKLKKIIKSNSLLKEHKESVSHVFFYGAGCGTAKPSALLKQVLEKMFVNAHVEVNEDTMAAVYSTISHDKEAAVVCILGTGSNCSYYNGKELVQSVDSLGYSIMDDASGNYYGRQLIRDYYFNHMPEDIKIAISSKFNMESDYIKYNLYKQPNPSAYLASFAEFMFLNKESEYISNLIKKGIRLFAINMIMQYKEELKTAPVHFAGSIAYFSQDEIKAVAQEMGFTVGNFERRPIEGLVSFHTKNL, encoded by the coding sequence ATGATTTTAATTGTTGATAGTGGTTCTACAAAATCTGATTGGATAGCTGTAGATAGTAATGGTAATCAATTACTGGAAAAAATACGTACTAAAGGGCTTAACCCAGCTATTTTACCAAAAAAGAAATTAAAAAAAATAATTAAATCTAATAGTTTATTAAAGGAGCATAAGGAAAGTGTTAGTCATGTTTTCTTTTATGGGGCTGGTTGTGGTACGGCAAAACCATCAGCACTTTTAAAACAGGTGTTAGAAAAAATGTTTGTCAATGCCCATGTTGAAGTGAATGAAGATACCATGGCTGCGGTTTATTCTACAATTAGTCATGATAAAGAGGCGGCAGTAGTTTGTATTCTGGGAACGGGGTCTAATTGTAGTTACTATAATGGTAAAGAGTTAGTGCAGAGTGTTGACTCTTTAGGATACTCTATTATGGATGATGCCTCTGGTAATTATTATGGACGTCAATTGATTAGAGATTATTATTTTAATCATATGCCGGAAGACATTAAAATAGCCATCAGCAGTAAATTTAATATGGAGTCTGATTATATAAAGTATAACTTATACAAACAACCTAATCCTAGTGCGTATCTAGCCAGTTTTGCTGAGTTTATGTTTTTAAATAAGGAGTCAGAATATATTAGTAACCTTATAAAAAAAGGCATCCGATTATTTGCTATTAATATGATTATGCAATATAAAGAGGAGCTAAAAACCGCTCCAGTTCATTTTGCAGGGTCTATTGCATATTTCTCACAAGATGAAATTAAAGCTGTAGCTCAAGAGATGGGATTTACAGTTGGTAATTTTGAGCGAAGACCTATTGAAGGTCTGGTGTCTTTTCACACTAAAAATTTATAA
- the pfkA gene encoding 6-phosphofructokinase — translation MPKVMKKLAVLTSGGDSPGMNAAIRSVVRTCAYHEIECVGVYRGYEGLIEGDFKLMDARSVKGIINKGGTILKSARSKEFRTVEGRQKAFKQLIDANIDGLVVVGGDGSFTGALIFNQEFGFPVMGIPGTIDNDIYGTSHTLGFDTALNTVVDAIDKIRDTASSHNRLFFIEVMGRDVGHIALNVGIAGGAEEILIPEEDLGLDRLVESLNRSRKSGKTSSIVIVAEGDKIGKNIFELKDYVDENMEGYDVRVSVLGHMQRGGAPSCFDRVLASRMGVSAVESLLEGETNYMVGLLDNKVELTPLEKAIKGKSKINLELLRVSDIMST, via the coding sequence ATGCCAAAAGTAATGAAAAAATTAGCCGTTTTAACTTCTGGAGGAGATTCACCAGGAATGAATGCTGCTATTCGTTCGGTGGTTAGAACATGTGCTTATCATGAGATAGAATGCGTAGGTGTTTATCGTGGTTATGAAGGTTTGATAGAGGGCGATTTTAAGTTAATGGACGCACGTAGCGTAAAAGGAATTATAAACAAAGGGGGAACTATATTAAAATCTGCACGATCTAAAGAGTTCAGAACAGTTGAAGGCAGACAAAAAGCATTTAAACAATTAATAGATGCCAATATTGATGGATTAGTTGTTGTTGGTGGTGATGGTTCTTTTACAGGAGCTTTAATTTTTAATCAAGAATTTGGCTTTCCAGTCATGGGAATACCGGGTACCATTGATAATGACATTTATGGAACCTCCCATACTTTAGGGTTTGATACAGCTTTAAATACAGTAGTAGATGCTATAGATAAGATTCGTGATACAGCGAGTTCCCATAACAGATTATTCTTTATTGAAGTCATGGGACGCGATGTAGGACATATAGCTCTAAATGTTGGTATAGCTGGCGGTGCTGAAGAGATTTTAATCCCTGAAGAAGATTTAGGATTAGATAGATTGGTAGAGTCGCTGAATAGAAGTAGAAAATCTGGTAAAACTTCAAGCATAGTTATAGTTGCTGAAGGTGATAAAATTGGTAAAAACATATTCGAACTAAAGGATTATGTAGATGAAAACATGGAAGGTTACGATGTTCGAGTATCAGTTTTAGGCCATATGCAGCGAGGAGGAGCACCATCATGTTTCGATCGTGTTTTAGCCAGTAGAATGGGTGTAAGTGCGGTTGAGTCCTTATTAGAAGGAGAAACTAATTATATGGTTGGTTTGTTAGACAATAAAGTAGAATTAACACCATTAGAGAAAGCCATAAAAGGAAAGTCAAAAATTAACTTAGAATTATTGCGTGTCTCAGATATCATGAGCACATAA
- a CDS encoding translocation/assembly module TamB domain-containing protein, protein MLSIPPIQTSLGNYATKRINEDFGTNINIDKVGLQFNGDVELKNIYIEDYKKDTLINITELNTSILNYRNLSNGKLEFGDIDIIDLVFNIKTYEGARDTNLDVFVAKLEGDNPTKGDGSFLLSSSDVSIYNGIFRLSDENRETTNVLHFNSLNINATNFLIKGSDVSARINTLSLKDSRGLVMENLMTDFAYTLKDMTFANLQIKTPHSVLNGHLKFSYDRKDLQFFTDKVLVSASFKDSNVQLDELNTFYNEFGTNQSAKFSVDLSGTLNDLQTTNLKLNTSRNTRVYGDINFKNLFNKEEDNFYMNGDFRNLSSTYRDLKGLLPNVLGQAIPSSFDRLGMFIIVGNSQVTSSKVIADIEIVTELGFVDSNLEISRINDIDNASYKGNIIFEEFDFGTFLNDPAVGNASLNFDVNGKGFIAENINTQVKGDVFEVDYNDYNYKGVKVAGNVRNKIFDGNLAVNDKNLRLSFAGLIDFSEVIKKYDFDANVEYANLKALNFVKKDSISIFRSRVKMNMNASDYDDAHGKISFRKTSYKNQNDDYYFNKFDVFSRFEGHTRFIEFNSPDIIEGDLKGRFVFKDLRKLFENSLGHIYTNYVPHEVATNQSIDFNFKIYNKIIEVVYPEIELGKNTYIRGRVESDEKNFNLTFKSPKIRLLDNFANNIELQVDNSNPLFNTYIEVDSLNTKYYNVSKFNLINVTVNDTLFMRSEFKGGKSNNDSYNLSFYHTINEENESVIGFKKSDVTIKNNKWFINENKDRFNKISFNKDFTKFDIDKFKINHKNEEIRLSGFIRDSTEKDLKLNFKNVDLAKITPDIDSIALAGNVNGKLDILQQKGSYLPNSTVIINDFKVNNFPLGDFDATITGNKNLTNYVVDAKIKNDKSNSFKADGNISVGKNLPKIDVNLTFNEFNLQPLNPLLDGVLSHIRGLVFGEAKIVGNLNKPDINGDLTLTNSGFGIPYLNVDYSFNENASVTLKNQSFIFNKIRLTDTKFNSKGQLNGMLSHVNLSKWRLDLDLRTPRLLVLDTKEAEDVLYYGTGFIGGRASIFGPTEQLVIDVVGETKRGTVFKIPLSDAESFGDNSFIHFITKDEKEARRKGEDVTFNEIEGLELDFDLDLTEEAEVEIIIDKNTGHSLKGRGRGGLLVEINTNSKFNMWGDFSVFEGVYNFAYGGLIQKEFIVQPGGTLSWDGDPLNAIMNMNAIYKTQANPSPLLDNPINRSIPVELNISLKGNLEKPDPEFSFEFPNVNSTIKSELQYRLESDDDRQNQALYFLATGGSFKNRGAGEFNVSGTIAERLNGIIGGIFTNGDGKLNIGLNYEAGQNRPDYQTGDRVGVTLQTQISDRVLINGKVGVPVGGAGATETVIAGDVEIDFLLNEDGTLTAKVFNRENSIRNFGEAIGYTQGVGLSYSVDFDTFKELLQNFFKKSKKEDIAPQEKTEEKEANALPNFIKVKPSTQK, encoded by the coding sequence GTGCTTTCTATACCCCCAATTCAAACGAGTTTAGGTAATTATGCTACAAAAAGAATCAATGAAGATTTTGGAACTAATATAAATATTGATAAAGTTGGCTTACAGTTTAATGGCGATGTTGAGCTTAAAAATATTTACATAGAAGATTACAAAAAAGATACGCTTATAAATATAACAGAATTAAACACTTCTATTTTAAATTACAGAAATTTATCTAATGGCAAATTAGAATTTGGAGATATAGATATTATAGATCTGGTTTTCAATATAAAAACCTATGAAGGAGCAAGAGATACCAATTTGGATGTTTTTGTTGCTAAGTTGGAGGGAGACAATCCGACCAAAGGAGATGGCAGTTTTTTACTGTCCTCTAGTGATGTATCTATTTATAACGGTATTTTTAGACTATCTGATGAAAATAGAGAAACCACAAACGTTCTTCATTTTAATAGTTTAAACATTAATGCTACCAATTTTTTAATTAAGGGGAGTGACGTAAGTGCCAGAATTAATACATTGTCTCTTAAAGATAGCCGTGGACTGGTTATGGAAAATTTAATGACGGATTTTGCATATACATTAAAAGATATGACGTTTGCAAATCTTCAAATAAAAACACCTCATTCTGTTTTAAACGGCCATTTAAAATTTTCTTATGATAGAAAAGATTTGCAATTCTTTACAGATAAAGTTTTGGTTTCAGCGAGTTTTAAAGATTCTAATGTACAATTAGATGAGCTTAATACATTTTATAATGAATTTGGAACAAATCAATCGGCTAAATTTAGTGTCGATTTATCCGGTACTTTAAACGATTTACAAACAACAAACTTAAAATTGAATACCAGTAGAAATACAAGGGTTTACGGAGATATCAATTTTAAAAATTTATTTAATAAAGAAGAAGATAATTTTTATATGAACGGAGATTTTAGAAACTTATCTTCGACATATAGAGATTTAAAAGGTTTATTACCAAATGTTTTAGGACAGGCTATACCCTCGTCGTTTGATCGATTAGGTATGTTTATTATTGTTGGAAATTCACAAGTAACATCCTCTAAAGTAATTGCAGATATTGAAATAGTTACAGAGTTAGGTTTTGTTGATTCAAATTTAGAAATATCAAGAATTAATGATATTGATAATGCTTCTTACAAAGGAAACATCATTTTTGAAGAATTTGATTTTGGAACATTCCTTAATGATCCGGCAGTTGGAAATGCGTCTTTAAATTTTGACGTAAATGGTAAAGGGTTTATTGCAGAGAACATTAATACGCAAGTAAAAGGAGATGTTTTTGAAGTTGATTATAACGATTACAATTATAAAGGGGTAAAAGTTGCGGGAAACGTTAGAAACAAAATTTTTGATGGAAATCTAGCTGTGAATGATAAAAACTTAAGATTAAGTTTTGCAGGACTTATTGATTTTTCTGAAGTTATCAAGAAGTACGATTTCGATGCTAATGTTGAATATGCAAATTTAAAGGCGCTAAATTTTGTAAAGAAAGATAGTATTTCCATCTTTAGAAGTCGTGTTAAAATGAATATGAATGCAAGTGATTATGATGATGCTCATGGTAAAATTTCTTTCAGGAAAACATCTTATAAAAATCAAAATGATGATTATTACTTCAATAAATTTGATGTGTTTTCTCGATTTGAAGGTCATACACGATTTATTGAATTTAATTCCCCGGATATTATCGAAGGTGATTTAAAAGGACGTTTTGTATTTAAAGATTTAAGGAAGCTATTCGAAAATTCATTAGGGCACATTTATACTAATTATGTTCCGCATGAAGTAGCGACAAATCAAAGTATAGATTTTAACTTTAAAATTTATAACAAGATTATTGAAGTGGTTTACCCTGAAATTGAACTAGGTAAAAATACATATATAAGAGGGCGTGTTGAAAGTGATGAAAAGAACTTTAACCTCACATTTAAATCACCAAAAATTAGATTGCTGGACAATTTTGCTAATAATATTGAGTTGCAAGTAGATAATAGTAATCCGCTTTTCAATACTTATATAGAAGTAGATAGTTTAAATACAAAGTATTACAATGTCTCTAAATTTAATTTAATTAATGTAACTGTAAATGATACCTTGTTTATGCGATCCGAGTTTAAAGGAGGTAAGAGTAATAATGATAGTTATAATTTGAGTTTTTATCATACCATTAATGAAGAAAATGAATCTGTTATTGGTTTTAAAAAATCTGATGTAACTATTAAAAACAATAAATGGTTTATTAACGAAAATAAAGATAGATTTAATAAAATTTCTTTCAATAAAGACTTTACAAAGTTTGATATCGATAAGTTTAAAATTAATCATAAAAATGAGGAAATCAGGCTTTCCGGTTTCATAAGAGATTCTACAGAAAAGGATTTAAAACTAAACTTTAAAAATGTTGATTTAGCAAAAATAACACCGGATATAGATAGTATTGCCTTAGCAGGCAATGTGAATGGTAAGTTAGATATTCTTCAGCAGAAGGGGAGTTATTTACCAAATTCAACAGTAATTATAAATGACTTTAAAGTCAATAACTTTCCTTTAGGGGATTTTGATGCCACCATTACAGGAAATAAAAATCTCACGAATTATGTTGTAGATGCTAAAATTAAGAATGATAAATCTAACTCTTTTAAAGCAGATGGAAATATTTCCGTTGGTAAAAATCTACCTAAAATAGATGTCAATCTAACTTTTAACGAATTCAATTTGCAACCTTTAAATCCGTTATTAGATGGGGTGTTAAGTCATATTAGAGGCCTGGTATTTGGTGAGGCTAAGATAGTTGGAAACCTTAATAAACCAGATATAAATGGAGACTTAACTTTAACAAACTCTGGTTTTGGTATACCTTATTTAAATGTAGATTATAGCTTCAATGAAAATGCTTCAGTAACTTTAAAAAACCAAAGTTTTATTTTTAATAAGATTCGGTTAACAGATACAAAGTTTAATTCCAAGGGTCAACTTAATGGTATGTTGAGTCATGTTAACCTTTCTAAGTGGCGTTTAGATTTAGACTTGCGAACCCCTCGATTATTAGTACTTGATACTAAAGAAGCTGAAGACGTTTTGTATTATGGTACTGGTTTTATAGGTGGAAGGGCAAGTATCTTTGGGCCAACAGAACAATTGGTTATTGATGTAGTTGGAGAAACCAAGCGCGGTACCGTATTTAAAATTCCACTTAGTGACGCTGAATCCTTTGGAGATAATTCTTTTATCCATTTTATAACAAAAGATGAAAAAGAGGCCAGAAGAAAGGGAGAAGACGTTACTTTTAACGAGATTGAAGGATTGGAATTAGATTTTGATTTAGATCTTACGGAAGAAGCCGAGGTGGAAATTATTATTGATAAAAATACAGGACACTCATTAAAGGGACGCGGTAGAGGTGGTTTATTAGTGGAAATTAATACAAATAGTAAATTTAATATGTGGGGAGATTTCTCTGTATTTGAAGGTGTTTATAATTTTGCTTATGGCGGTTTAATTCAAAAAGAATTTATTGTGCAACCAGGTGGTACGCTATCATGGGATGGAGATCCGTTAAATGCCATAATGAACATGAATGCTATTTACAAAACGCAAGCAAACCCTTCACCATTGTTAGACAATCCAATAAATAGAAGTATTCCTGTTGAATTGAATATTAGTTTAAAAGGAAATTTAGAAAAACCCGATCCAGAGTTTAGTTTTGAGTTTCCTAATGTAAATTCAACTATTAAATCGGAGCTACAATATCGCTTGGAATCTGATGATGACAGGCAAAATCAAGCATTATATTTTTTAGCGACAGGCGGCTCATTTAAAAATAGAGGAGCAGGGGAGTTTAATGTATCTGGTACAATTGCAGAAAGATTAAATGGCATTATTGGCGGTATTTTTACTAACGGAGATGGAAAACTCAATATAGGATTAAATTACGAGGCAGGTCAAAATAGACCAGATTATCAAACTGGGGATAGAGTTGGAGTTACTTTACAAACACAAATTAGTGACCGGGTACTTATAAATGGTAAAGTAGGTGTTCCGGTAGGTGGTGCAGGAGCAACCGAAACCGTTATTGCAGGAGATGTAGAAATTGATTTTCTATTAAACGAAGATGGCACACTAACTGCTAAAGTATTTAATAGAGAAAATAGTATTAGAAATTTTGGTGAAGCGATAGGTTATACTCAAGGTGTTGGGCTTTCATACAGTGTCGATTTTGATACCTTTAAAGAATTACTTCAAAACTTCTTTAAGAAATCTAAAAAAGAAGACATAGCTCCTCAAGAAAAAACAGAAGAAAAAGAAGCTAATGCATTACCGAATTTCATTAAAGTGAAGCCTTCTACACAAAAATAA
- the gap gene encoding type I glyceraldehyde-3-phosphate dehydrogenase, giving the protein MSKLKLGINGFGRIGRIAFRVAASRPDIEVVGINDLLDVDHLAYLLKYDSVHGQFDGTIETNNGNLVVNGNEIRITAERNPEDLKWDAVGAEVVLDCTGIFTTLEGAQKHITAGAKKVAISAPSADAPMFVMGVNHDEITAENTIVSNASCTTNCLAPLAKVINDKFGIAEGLMTTVHAATATQFTVDGPSRKDYRLGRASLNNIVPASTGAAKAVGKVIPELNGKLTGMAFRIPTVDVSVVDLTCRLERPASFDEIKAALKDASENELNGVLGYTEEGVVSQDFVSEPKTSTFDANASMALNDNFVKLVSWYDNEFGYSTKLVDLAQHIGSI; this is encoded by the coding sequence ATGTCAAAATTAAAATTAGGAATTAACGGATTTGGAAGAATTGGAAGAATAGCTTTTAGAGTAGCAGCTTCTAGACCAGATATTGAAGTAGTTGGAATAAACGATTTACTAGATGTAGATCATTTAGCATATTTATTAAAGTACGATTCTGTTCACGGACAGTTTGATGGAACTATAGAAACAAATAACGGTAACTTAGTGGTTAATGGTAATGAAATAAGAATTACTGCAGAACGTAACCCAGAAGATTTAAAATGGGATGCGGTTGGAGCAGAAGTTGTTTTAGATTGTACAGGTATCTTCACTACTTTAGAAGGTGCTCAAAAGCATATTACTGCTGGAGCTAAGAAGGTGGCTATTTCTGCACCATCTGCAGATGCACCAATGTTTGTAATGGGGGTTAATCACGACGAAATTACTGCAGAAAATACTATCGTATCTAATGCATCTTGTACAACAAACTGTTTAGCGCCTTTAGCAAAAGTAATTAACGATAAATTTGGTATTGCAGAAGGTTTAATGACTACAGTTCATGCTGCTACAGCAACACAGTTTACTGTTGATGGTCCTTCAAGAAAAGATTACAGATTAGGTAGAGCTTCTTTAAATAATATTGTGCCTGCATCTACAGGAGCTGCAAAAGCAGTAGGAAAAGTAATTCCAGAATTAAATGGTAAATTAACAGGTATGGCTTTTAGAATACCTACTGTTGATGTATCTGTGGTAGATTTAACATGTCGTTTAGAGAGACCAGCTTCTTTTGATGAGATCAAAGCGGCTTTGAAAGATGCTTCAGAAAATGAATTAAATGGTGTTCTAGGATACACAGAAGAAGGTGTCGTATCTCAAGATTTCGTTTCAGAACCAAAAACAAGTACATTTGATGCAAACGCAAGTATGGCATTAAATGATAACTTTGTTAAATTAGTATCTTGGTATGATAATGAATTTGGCTATTCAACTAAATTAGTTGATTTAGCACAACATATCGGTTCAATATAA